Part of the Hippoglossus stenolepis isolate QCI-W04-F060 chromosome 4, HSTE1.2, whole genome shotgun sequence genome is shown below.
GGGGGCCTCCTACCACTGCAGCGGCCCCAGATTGAGGCTTTTTAGGTGCTTTCATGTTTGACAGGCCGGGCTTGGCGTCCATCATCAAAGGATCTGGATGGTTAAAGACAGAGATCATCTGTTAGCCCTAAACCAAAGTTATTATAGTCAAACTCCTATCACTACATAAGGTGCACACAAGTTAAAGCAATCAACAACGAAAATGAACAACTCAAGGGTACTGACAAATTGGATCTTAGTGACATCCACATACCTGTGTTGGTATCCTGAGCCATTTGCATGGCTTCCTCTGAGCCCTTCTTGCCATCATCTGAGTTGGAGGAGGTGGTGTTCAAGGAGAACTCGTACTTCCTCTTCACAGTGATGGGGATGTTACAACTCTCCAGGTACCTGAGGGAGACATACATGGAGTTAAATCAGAgagaacacacgcacacgcacacacacacacacacacgatctttTAACCAACATCTGTCATGTATCACAAGCAGGTCTTTACCTGATGACACTGTCGAGGCAGCTGATCTGCTGGTAGGAGCAAAGATTCTGGTCCTTGCAGGTGAAGTCCTCCGTGGCGGCTGCAGTACTGTCTCTGACCTGCAGATGGGGCGCAGAGTCCTTCAGACGCACTAGTGGACTCTTCTGAGCTGCTGGAGTGaaagagggagataaagagagggatgagaaaaTGTCAACATTGATTTTTAATTCACTTCTCATCATATTTGATTTCTGAATCTGATCAGTCATTTGTTTTAGACACTGATGCACTGAACTGaaatattatgaaataaatcattcacatttgcaattattttttccttcgatgtttagttttaaatgatgaaataaccACATAGGAATCAATCTTTTAAAACAGTTCTGGTGTTTACGTTTTTTgggatttatacattttaactgGATTAATGTGATCAGCTTTGAGTCAAAGCAagcacaaaatggaaaaagtatGGTGATATGAACTCACCATCAGTGGTCTTCTTCTGCTCATGTTTGCTTGGCAGTGATGAGGGGGAGTGCAAGCAGACCTGGGAATCATGGTTCTTCTGCATGTGGACCCCTTTACAAATCTCCTGGAATGTCCTGGGCGGCTTGGCCTTGCCCGTCTCCTCCACTGCGATCCCCTGGGTCATGTTCCCGTTGCTCTCGCTGGACGAGCTGATGCTCACAAGTTGCTCGTGAGAACCGTTGCTGCCGTGGCTACCATAACCGCTGGAGCCTGTATTGTGGACCggctgaggagagaaaagattGTTACAGAAAATGACAGAGCTTAAATGATAACTTGTATTTCAGTGGGGGATTTAGTGAGATttagtgtgtgtctctgtgtgtggataTGTACCTGGAGCAGCAGCCTGTGGATCTGTTCACCAATTTCCTGGATGTCCGAGTCCATGATCTTCCCTCCGTGGAAATCAGGCACTGCAAAAACGTCTTCATTCACAGGACccctaaaaacacacagacacctatGTCATCTGGTTTGTTGAAACTGAAATATATTCCAACACATCACAACGAATGCCAGTAACCTGTAACTACAACACCACATTGTGCACACTCACATCCGGACTTTGTGCCTGCCAATGATGAAGGAGACCTTGCGGCTCCAGGGGTTGACGAAGCTGGACCAGCTGGTGTCTAAGGTGATGTACTCTCCATTGCGTGCACAGAAACGGATGGAGGAGTGGTCGAAGGGCTGACCAGCACACTGAAGAACTGCAACGGAACGGGTGTGTGAGTATCAGAGTGCTGAGCGTCATAAACCAAGCAATTTTTTACTTGCCAAAATATGTCAGATgtcaaataatttaaataactaCTGAACTGAACTTTAGAAAACAGACTCTAATGAGAAGACCAAGTGAATGAAAGAGGTTCTTACTCTTGCGGTGAACAGCCAGCATTAAGGGTCGATCACTTGGGTGCAGATTGAGCAGCAAAGGGGTCCCGATCAGGTCCTGGGGGAGGTAACCCAACAGAGGAACAGCCCTGATGGGGAAACAACCATAATTACTCTTTCTGACAAAGTAGGAAACTGCACTTAGGTTCACACAAGACACGACAAACCAGAAGTACAGTACTTCTGAAGGAATGATAGCACGTTCAACCCACTGACCTCTCATCCACATCCTGGAACACACAGTTAggcgtgtgtgtggtggtgaagATGCGCTTGTCAGGGGGGATTCTGGGAgctgtggagagaaagacagagagagttattattattcattcacacattttaacTTTGAATGGCTTGTAAATCAAGATTAGCTTCACTACCATCGGTCCGTATATCAAACTCATTACCACAAGAGGTCAAATTGAATAGAAATGTGCAACATCAACCCATTAATAAAATCAAAGTAgctcattttaaacatttacactAAATATGTTTCTTTTGAAATGAGCGGTGTTATTACTTCATAATTTGATCCCAGGATTATAATTCACTATTAGAACTTTGCTACAATATTGCTGCAAATACTCAATATCAAATCAAAATTGTTTTTGCCCACCATGATTTGTTTCTTATGAATAATTTGTAGCACCATTCTGAATAATGCTTAGTTTCCAggttattactattatttacAATTATTGCAGAGTTTAACAGAAGGCTCGCCATCTGTTCTACAACTGTACTGTATCTGTATGTAGCTGTTGCTTCAGAGAGCAGCCAACAGACAGAGCTCAAGCACTAAAGACGATAATCTCGTCATTTTATgcaacacacatgtacacacttcGGAGTATTGTCAATGGATGAGTTGAATACAGAGGTAAACACAGCCATTGAGtccagttttgtattttcagtaGATGATTTTCAGTGAATTTAGTGATGTGCCATAATGTGTATTACATGAGTCATAATTATCAGTGCATGTCAAAATGTCCACTCCATATGTCATATGAcagcatgtgtttgtggttgtgggACTCGCCTTCATATCCGGAGTGCACCCTTTCagccagcaggaggcagcagaaCTGTTCCTCAGCCAGCTCAGCGTCCTGGACTTTCATGCGGTAGGGAGTCATATGGAAGGGATAATACTGAAGATCCCCTTCACGCTCCTTAcctccactgaaacacacacacataacacccACAGCATTATAAAACAATTCACCATTGGTCCAAATTTGTACCAGTCTGCATAAAAACTGACAATTTAACTTTGTTGCATCAAAGAGCAGAtagagaataaaataagaatacaaTTAATTAAACTAAGCTTATTAAATCGTTAGCTCATTAGGTACCATTATGTATTGGATTTATTACATAGTCATGACTTATATTTCACCAATGAAGACGGACTACTAATGGTCACACGTCAACTTTGTTACTGTAACTATGTTCTTAAGGCAAATTAATTCTATTAAAActcttattaaaatatattttcatagtCATAGATCAAGTAAATGATGACAATGGATCCTGCAGAAAAATAATGCAGTCaagctgtttatttttacaatttagcTCCAGTTCTAAAGCTCACAGCTGCTGACTTCCTCCCTGCTCACTGACCCCCTGCTACGACTCAGAGGAAACTATGGAttagagaagctgctgttactGACCTGATGCGGCAGAAGAAGGACTTCTCCTGCATGCACTCCGTGGGAGACGACTCTAAATAAGTGACAGGGGACAAAGTGGGATGAGTGCATCACCCAATGCATGGACGAATTCATACTCCACACAGTTATGCAACTCAAGCGTGAAGACCACTAGGGAGAAAGCACTATAGATAACTTTCAATTTAAACAGGCAACTGCTGAGTCATCACTTAGACAACTGCTGTTAAAGTGAGACGACACAATCAACTACAGCACACGTAGTTAAGTCTAGTGGGTTAAAATGGCATTAAAAGGAAGAGTGACTGATATCATGTCCAGCTTAAAaggtgacaaaaaaataatcaatcaatattCACTTGAGAATTGAAACAATGAATTCCAGGAAGTATGGAGTCCCTTTCTAAATTGATTctagactgtaaatatgtgaatATTGCAGCTTTATTATAGTACACAATGTCCACTTATTCACTACAAGTCATTGGTGTGGCAGGTAGATATCAGCATGTTCAGTTTAAAGGCAGTGTTCTATGTTGCTTTTTCACAGTCCAGACAACAGTCTCAGTAATGACTTCAAATATGAAGCTTCTCAGAGGTCTGAGTTATCTCACAGCTTATGGGCTGGTTTGCATTTGATTTACGCACATGCACCAAATAAAGCCCTTACCAAATATGTGGCAGGTGTTTGAGTAGGAGTGAGGTCGATAATGTGTGATTAGGCATGTTAATGAAATATGTGATATGCGTgtatgagcatgtgtgtgcatgggggGTGTTACATGAGGAAAAATAGCACCCGTGTATATTGAGGTGGGTTGGGTGTTACACGTGTACCTCGAGGCAGATGGAAATCTAATACCTACATTCATAACGTCTGGTACCGTGTTACTCCAGTTTGTCACTTTACTAGAGTGAGATATGTTTTTTAAGTCTGTGAAAGAACTTAAGTTAAGTTATATGATTTTAGTTTTGAGGCTGGTACCTGCTCCAGTGCACATGCTCCACGAGGGCAACCGATAGGGCGTGGTGAAGCTGTAGAACACGCTGACGTCCTGTGGCGTTAGGAACTCCACAAACTTGGCATTGTTGAACCGTTCCCGCTTGCAGTTCAAAATGGACGCCGCCTGGTCTGAGATGTAAACAATCTTTCCCGTGATGAGAGAGACGGCAACTGCAAATATATCCTAAAGGGGAAAAAGTCGAAAACAAACCCAATCTGTTAAgtgtcttttcatttcaggATGACCCAGATAACTTTTCTGTCTGGATCaagtaaataattattttttatcaaaagCCAATTTTTGCCCTGCCCTCTAACTGGAGATTAGAGCTACTTACATTGTTTTTCATGGTGTATTCAGATGTGATGCGGTTGATTTCCTCAATGGTGTAGGATGATACATCAAACCCTGATGGCTGGCTGTCGTTGATCATCAGCATCTGGTAGTATTCCTCATtggctgcaaaacaaaagtaGACATGGATCAATGGAAACATCAATTCACATTGTATGTGTTGAGTAAGATGCTTGCATCTCATTATTATGCAAGACTTTAATGCTACATCCACATCCAGAAATCAGGGAACATGATTCTGAATAGATGCCCCTGATTGGTCAAAATTCctcaaaatatttattaaactaaagaaaagaTCATGATAGTGCATTTGTCAATCAATCACCAACACTGATGATGTGAATAAGTGCGTGATCATGTGCATGAAAAGAGAGGTAACTCTTACCTTTCACCTGTTTGACACATCGCAGCGCATACTTGAGCGTGTTGATGGTGCTGGACTTGCCCTTGCTCCTTTTCTCCGATGGCAAGTGCATCTTTAGCTCCTTGAGGGTCTTGAAAAGCTCCTTCTGAGTCTTAGCTTTGGCCGACTGTTCGCTGCTGCAGGGCGTACATGAGACAGATACACGTGTATCAAAATGACAAGGTCTCATCAGCACTTTCACACTCTGGagtgtgatgaggaggaggggtagCTACTATATGGGGTATGCTAATTGTGCGTGTACACTGGGGTCGGGGCAATGTGAGAGGTGTACAAACCTGCAGCCGCTGGTTGACGGGTTGTCCTGCTCGGAGCTCACCAGACTGAAGGCGTTGGAGCTGCTAGGCGGCGACGGGCTGTGAGAGTTTGAGCTGGAACCAGAAACAACAGGTCATGTTATTTAAGAAGGTGTACAGAGAGACCCCTCAACAGAGCATTATGAAAGAACAGCTAGATTacctgaaaacaacacatcagaCTAAACATATCAAGTGAGTCAAGGACCTGGTGTTATAGAGTGTGCTATAAAAATACCAGCTGTATTCTCTGAATAAATTAGACTACACAAATATGGAGAGTAGCTAACATGGAATAAATAACTGGGCCCAACACTTTTTTCCTGTATATGAAATCTGGAACAAGGACGACGGctaaggaaataaataaatgtgcatttaaCAGCTGATTTTGTTTGAAACACGTTTCATACATATAACTATTGATGATGCAGTGCAGGTCATCGATTATCTGTTACAAATTTTGTTATCGAGCAATTAAATATACTCACAACATAACAGAACCTCATAAAATAGTTCTTAAATTCATTGCTTGtggttttaatgaaatattgattCTATATTGATATTTGAGCTTCATGTTTGTATCTATATCATACTGGACTGTATTTTGAAGACTTTCTAATGGAGCTCTCTATAGAGGTGGagaaaacattagtacttggTTGTGTAAAAGTAATTGTGCTGTTTTCTTCAAacaaggggtgaaaacattagTCAAACTGATAACATGGGGACATGCTATTAAAAGCCTGATATCACTGAATTTGGTTAAAGAGCAAAGACAAGGACCCCAGAAAATTAAAACTTACTACAAACAGAATAGAGAACTTGTTTCAAAATCATTCTGTCATCATCTACACAAGGTTTTATTTGAGCATCTGTTGataaatcagaaaatattttagttttcactttTGAATGTGATTACAATTCAACTCTACATGAAACCAAGAGTCATTGGGTTTTTGTTGACTGTCTCGTACTGAGGAACAAAACACCCACTGCTCCTCTCGGTCTGACAGTCACTGTTACTGCACAACAACAGTGACTCAGACCAACAATAACTCAGAAAAAATGGGCCTTCAATTACCTTTAATGAACCCTACTTCAGTGACAGAAATTGTCCGCTCCCCCTTTGTGATAGGTAAGTACTTCACTTACTACAAGATGTGTCCTCACCTCTTGTTGCTTGCTGATGACTCATGGAGGGCCGAATCCTTGCCATTGCCACTAGAGCTGCCCACAGATTCATTGCCATGGGAATCATTGCCGTGCGATTCGTTACCGTGGGATTCTGTCCCGCTCCCACTTGAGCCGCTCCCACCCATCTCTACATCTTCGTCTAAGGTTGGGCGCGACCGCTTCCTATCGTCGTGAGGGGAGCCTGCCGAGGCCGGGTGCTCATGGCTGCTGTCGCTCCCCTCGGAGGCCAAACCCAGCTGTGGTTCCAGCTTGACCCCATCCCGCCGCCCACAACCCTCGTTGTAACTGTTGGCCATATGGTGAAGTTGGCTAATGGTGCCGCAGGGAGAGCCTGATTCTTCCTCCAGGTGAAAGCTGACCCTTTCCCGGTTCCGCTCTAGACTGTCCAGGGTTGAGTACAGGTAGTGCTTTGGATCACTGTCCTCAGACATGGGATGGACCAATGGGCAAATGAGTGGCGATCAGGTCACCTTCAACATGGAAATGCTACGAAGAGTGTGGCACTGGGACGTAGATAGACTTGATGCCTCTGAAGGTTAGATGCAGTCtgaaggaggaaaataaaacagacacaggGGAAATTACTTTGACAAACTGTTAACAATAAAGTGTACTTCTGTAAATGGAAGATAAAGAGTTGGTTCCAAAGTTAGACACAATCAATGGGCATTAAATGAAATCATCAAGTATGCAGTTTGACCACACTCAGTCAGTGCAGCCTTTGATCtcagccttttttttaatgtcagacATGAAGCAGCACAGATAAAGCGCTCTTgttgttgcacacacacacacagctgctatCAAATCttcaaaaagttaaatttcTCAAAAGATTTTTTCACAAGAGAGGTGGGTCTGCGGAAATGAAAATAACTCAGAAACAAACCCATTGACTTTCATCATGACTAATATGAATGTTGGAAAGACAAAATGCTTTGAAATCATTTGTGCTATTCAAGCCGTCTCTTTTCCCTGCAGCTGATGCCACTCACTCTCATCACAAATGAACTAATAGAACATTAGGAGAAAAAGACAGCTCTGCCTCTGCATCGCAAATTACAATATTATCATTAATGCCAAGGATGCAGGTCCCACAGAAGCAGCTGATAAACAGATGTGTTGCTGCATTGTTTGTGTTCACTTAAGTCTCAATCAAACAAACGTATCCCTATGTCACACAGTGCAGTGCCCCTGAATCAAGAAGGAATAtcaaaaaatgtgacatttaccaTCTCAATGTATTAAGTAATTACATGAGCCACCTTACACAACGCCTGACAACTCCTAGTGAAATGAGGACCAACACTTCAGGCTGAATTTCACTGGTAACATCTGTGCAATAAATGAGCCcgataaaaacacaagaggaaagCAGAGTAGTTCCACAGTAAACAAAAGTAGTTCAGCCTATTTCAGGGTTTACACCACTTTACTAAAACTGCGGCGGTCCACTGAGCACAAGGTAACCCTCCTCTTGGCCTAAGCATCACATAATTCTTTGAAGATGATTTTAAACTACAATTACAATGAAAGGTTTGGTATAATTGCTGGAAAGCTCACACACAACAGCCCAGTTTTCTTTAGCATGTTCGTGCATAGAGTGATGTTCAACAGTTTTCCCAGGCAGCCAAATACTGGAGGGGGCGATGAGGAAAAGACACTTGGCGCTGCAGTGAATCAGCAACATTGAAAGATTTTAAAACATGGATGAAGAAACAGTTCAACTTAGCAGTGGAAGTAAATGAATCCTTGAAATTCAATGCAAACTGTTGTTACAGGGTCCCTGACTATTCTTTTCATGACTGTGTGTCGATGTCAGAAAAATGAGGGAGGCCTTCAGCCTATAGCAACATAACGAGAAAGAAGACATTCTTTAAATAAGAGATTAAAGATTCAAATTTGTTTTTGATCCCTTTTTTTGACATCtgccattttttatttgttctagTGTAAAATTTTAGACATACCGAGACATTGAATTATGTAAATTTAAAGAACAGCTGGAAAAACTAAAGTGCCCTACAACTTTAAACTGGTGAATTATATCCATTTCAGCCCTGACTGGAAACACTGGCAACAGGGATGGGAGCCGAATCCAAAatatttcactgttcttctactGCGATCCAAGATCAGGTTGCAGCTCCTTTTCTACGTGTGTACATTCAGCAACATGTCTATTCTGCACTCTTTACATAAGCTGCTTTACATAACTTCTctatattttacaatatataaagGCAAAGATACTTATTACTCAGTCAGTTTACAGGAAACAGTGTTGAGTCTATGCAGCAGGGATTGAGGCCTTGAACAGCCAACAATAAATGCttcaaaatattataaaattaGGTTAACACGCTGGAAACTCTGCCACACACAAAATCTAACAAGGTCGAAAAATGAAGAGGTTTGTTTTCGTGTTGGCATAATTTTAGTGAAAGAGCTGTGCCCTCAAAACTTATGCAAGCAGCCATGATACTGACTTGACAGTAAGATCTGTTCCATCCCATTCAGGTTCACTATCAGCACAAGCAAAACTGATGCATTtaacaaatatatgttttaaaatccaaacagaAGGAGAAACTTTCCTCCTTGAACATAAGGTTTTCCCCAACAATATACCAGAAGAAACTGATATGGGCAACGCCAGCATGCAACCCTcagaaacagagcagcagagtgacaTAATGAAAAAGAACTCCAGCTTAAGCGCTTATACTACCAACACACTAGCACAGATCTGAGACATTATACAACCGCTGCTGCTCCAGTCACATGGATATGGAGCAGTGGCAGCCTTCTTTCATAAAACCACACGTTTTCACCTGTAACCAGCGAATGAGAGGAGCATTCTGTCATGAAATCTGACACtgaaattacacaaacacagactaaGATTGGGTTTTTAAAATGCTACGGGGATTACCTGCAAAAGCACACAGGGAAACATTAGTCCAGGGTTACATGAAGTCTGCAACACTACTCAACATGTAGTTGTATATTTTctcattatttgtgttttcatattcacCCATGTGAAGTCTACACGAGTATTTGTGTATTGAGAGGGGTGAGGGGTAGAGTGgctcctccaaccagaaggtcgccGGTTCGATCCTCAGTCTGAACCCCtcaattgcccctcatagatgttaaaTGCACTTTTtataagtcgctttggataaaagcgtccgcCAAATGACATGCGATGTATTTGAATGAAAGTGACACACATGTCAGTAGTTGCCATTACACTACACCTCTCActatgttattatttttaatgttgtcATGGGGTCAAAACCAGCATCAAGTCTCCCAGTGGTTATCTGATGAAGCTCCAGCAGCGACATTCAGATCAGTTATTTAACATCACAACACTGGATTAATGCGTCGACCTACAATCCAcaggttggtgtgtgtgtgtgtgtgtgtgtgtgtgtgtgtgtgtgtgtgtgtgtgtgtgtgtgtgtgtgtgtgtgtgtgtgtgaacagaacGAGCTAGGAATAAAACCTATCAATCGATTCAAACAAATCGAATCTACGCGTAGATGACATTTGTCAAAAATGTGTCGAATTCAGTTAAACACAACAATTTCTGTTAATGGGAACAGACATCCCCCCCCCTATCGAGCTGCCATTGACCTGCTATCCAGAACCCGCACACACGTTGACCTGCATTCCACCGCACGGTACACTGACACAGTTAAGTAAAAGAAGAGGCAGCGGAGGAAAACCCGCCACGAAACGGCGACATGTTCCCCGCGCAGGAGCCGCAGCACTCGGGGACATTGTCCTCCcacaggtggagagagaaacgGCGAAAGAGACATTATTTAGAAATATAAGCAGAAAAAGTAGAGCACGTCTGACAGCTGGCGCATGCGCAGTCTTCAGGTATGCAACTTAGTTGGTACACTCGGTTTTGCCTTATTTCTCTCGAACCAGCGGCTGGAAGATAAAACACACCCACCTGCGCTGCGGAGGTGAGGGTCGTCTCTCCGGTGGAGCTCGGTGTCCGGTAAGCGTGGAGCGGTTCGACTGGTGAAGCGCTCGGTTTCTCATTAACTGTCCCAAGACGGGAGCCGCGCTGACAAGGTGGCCGCGGGACCCGCCCCTGCTCTCTCCGGCTCGGCCCCGctggccaatcacagagctCGCCGCGCGACCTCAATTCGGGCTCCTCCCCCGGCGCCCGCCGATTGGCCGCGAGCTGCGGGTCTCCATGGCGAAAGTGACGGAATCTCGGCGGCGCTCGCTCATTGGCCCGGAGCCCTGTCCGTCGTTTTACATAAACAAGGCAGTGGCTTCACGT
Proteins encoded:
- the LOC118106568 gene encoding period circadian protein homolog 2 isoform X2, encoding MSEDSDPKHYLYSTLDSLERNRERVSFHLEEESGSPCGTISQLHHMANSYNEGCGRRDGVKLEPQLGLASEGSDSSHEHPASAGSPHDDRKRSRPTLDEDVEMGGSGSSGSGTESHGNESHGNDSHGNESVGSSSGNGKDSALHESSASNKSSNSHSPSPPSSSNAFSLVSSEQDNPSTSGCSSEQSAKAKTQKELFKTLKELKMHLPSEKRSKGKSSTINTLKYALRCVKQVKANEEYYQMLMINDSQPSGFDVSSYTIEEINRITSEYTMKNNDIFAVAVSLITGKIVYISDQAASILNCKRERFNNAKFVEFLTPQDVSVFYSFTTPYRLPSWSMCTGAESSPTECMQEKSFFCRISGGKEREGDLQYYPFHMTPYRMKVQDAELAEEQFCCLLLAERVHSGYEAPRIPPDKRIFTTTHTPNCVFQDVDERAVPLLGYLPQDLIGTPLLLNLHPSDRPLMLAVHRKILQCAGQPFDHSSIRFCARNGEYITLDTSWSSFVNPWSRKVSFIIGRHKVRMGPVNEDVFAVPDFHGGKIMDSDIQEIGEQIHRLLLQPVHNTGSSGYGSHGSNGSHEQLVSISSSSESNGNMTQGIAVEETGKAKPPRTFQEICKGVHMQKNHDSQVCLHSPSSLPSKHEQKKTTDAQKSPLVRLKDSAPHLQVRDSTAAATEDFTCKDQNLCSYQQISCLDSVIRYLESCNIPITVKRKYEFSLNTTSSNSDDGKKGSEEAMQMAQDTNTDPLMMDAKPGLSNMKAPKKPQSGAAAVVGGPLAPLTLPSKADSVVSITSQCSYSSTIVHVGDKKPQPESEIIEDMAESPAPPALPVSMVSPLSQEKEAYKWLGLTKQVLAAHTQKEEQAFLSRCRELCNVRSFQKDSSKYLHMQRGQANAEESSGLRGAVKHGTTRPETNAKKGNRSRKSKKPRMKHPDSSDSAASNRKPRPPLQGLNQTSWSPSEASQSAFSVSYPAMVPAYPLYSPAPAAPPQPPRLDPSLSTGFGEGQSTQAPPTATPFPTPIVTPVVALVLPNYLFPQIGPIGPIGPIGQLGAAPSPAFFLEQSQTQPAYTTQQPFQPPQTAYTMQTQPPFANQQPFPVHTAFTPQQPFQVAQTAYTTQQPFQAPQTAYPAQQPFAAQPSFPMQTQFVAQTPYPAQPFSYSLGPEPPKVPAVESREGAASRSSTPVSGNREPAASPPLFESRCSSPLQLNLLSMEEGQRSMEHQDSTAASAGCQGSSTAAASGARAVGEKNGCTVNHQQVESPGDGAHSEGNSSSCDLLDILLQEQEDSHSGTGSATSEFMGSGSGSRSGSGSGSGSGSGSGSGSGSGLGCNGCGTSASGASGSRTGSSHTSKYFGSVDSLENDPKTKAKHKARSKEGSEVCQSQAKVSTQGEGEHLIKYVLQEPLWLLMANADDKVMMSYQMPSRDIQKVLREDKERLRQMQKTQPHFSSDQRRELLEEHPWIRRGGLPAAVNVKECVYCEDTVGTPIEEDMLDMDMEDLSEQLSRGGQNKQNQSKDSQPRPYSCS
- the LOC118106568 gene encoding period circadian protein homolog 2 isoform X1: MSEDSDPKHYLYSTLDSLERNRERVSFHLEEESGSPCGTISQLHHMANSYNEGCGRRDGVKLEPQLGLASEGSDSSHEHPASAGSPHDDRKRSRPTLDEDVEMGGSGSSGSGTESHGNESHGNDSHGNESVGSSSGNGKDSALHESSASNKSSNSHSPSPPSSSNAFSLVSSEQDNPSTSGCSSEQSAKAKTQKELFKTLKELKMHLPSEKRSKGKSSTINTLKYALRCVKQVKANEEYYQMLMINDSQPSGFDVSSYTIEEINRITSEYTMKNNDIFAVAVSLITGKIVYISDQAASILNCKRERFNNAKFVEFLTPQDVSVFYSFTTPYRLPSWSMCTGAESSPTECMQEKSFFCRISGGKEREGDLQYYPFHMTPYRMKVQDAELAEEQFCCLLLAERVHSGYEAPRIPPDKRIFTTTHTPNCVFQDVDERAVPLLGYLPQDLIGTPLLLNLHPSDRPLMLAVHRKILQCAGQPFDHSSIRFCARNGEYITLDTSWSSFVNPWSRKVSFIIGRHKVRMGPVNEDVFAVPDFHGGKIMDSDIQEIGEQIHRLLLQPVHNTGSSGYGSHGSNGSHEQLVSISSSSESNGNMTQGIAVEETGKAKPPRTFQEICKGVHMQKNHDSQVCLHSPSSLPSKHEQKKTTDAAQKSPLVRLKDSAPHLQVRDSTAAATEDFTCKDQNLCSYQQISCLDSVIRYLESCNIPITVKRKYEFSLNTTSSNSDDGKKGSEEAMQMAQDTNTDPLMMDAKPGLSNMKAPKKPQSGAAAVVGGPLAPLTLPSKADSVVSITSQCSYSSTIVHVGDKKPQPESEIIEDMAESPAPPALPVSMVSPLSQEKEAYKWLGLTKQVLAAHTQKEEQAFLSRCRELCNVRSFQKDSSKYLHMQRGQANAEESSGLRGAVKHGTTRPETNAKKGNRSRKSKKPRMKHPDSSDSAASNRKPRPPLQGLNQTSWSPSEASQSAFSVSYPAMVPAYPLYSPAPAAPPQPPRLDPSLSTGFGEGQSTQAPPTATPFPTPIVTPVVALVLPNYLFPQIGPIGPIGPIGQLGAAPSPAFFLEQSQTQPAYTTQQPFQPPQTAYTMQTQPPFANQQPFPVHTAFTPQQPFQVAQTAYTTQQPFQAPQTAYPAQQPFAAQPSFPMQTQFVAQTPYPAQPFSYSLGPEPPKVPAVESREGAASRSSTPVSGNREPAASPPLFESRCSSPLQLNLLSMEEGQRSMEHQDSTAASAGCQGSSTAAASGARAVGEKNGCTVNHQQVESPGDGAHSEGNSSSCDLLDILLQEQEDSHSGTGSATSEFMGSGSGSRSGSGSGSGSGSGSGSGSGSGLGCNGCGTSASGASGSRTGSSHTSKYFGSVDSLENDPKTKAKHKARSKEGSEVCQSQAKVSTQGEGEHLIKYVLQEPLWLLMANADDKVMMSYQMPSRDIQKVLREDKERLRQMQKTQPHFSSDQRRELLEEHPWIRRGGLPAAVNVKECVYCEDTVGTPIEEDMLDMDMEDLSEQLSRGGQNKQNQSKDSQPRPYSCS